From the Sphingomonas phyllosphaerae 5.2 genome, one window contains:
- a CDS encoding gluconate 2-dehydrogenase subunit 3 family protein, with protein MIDRRHALAGVAAMFGAQLFAPLARAATASASKVKGGGIPVINEGPPSMQVFTAPQRALMTALSDRVVPVTDTPGAIAAGVPEYIEKLLADWGTPDDRVPIVAGLDSIEMRARADYKKPSAQLTPVQLDALLTLAMDDKLPGGKAFFEPFRQMVIAGYYTSEIGITQEREYLPVPGGYDGAFPYSKVNKVYSS; from the coding sequence GTGATCGACAGACGACATGCCTTGGCGGGGGTCGCCGCCATGTTCGGGGCGCAATTGTTCGCCCCGCTCGCGCGCGCCGCGACCGCGTCGGCGTCCAAGGTGAAGGGTGGCGGCATCCCCGTCATCAACGAAGGGCCGCCCAGCATGCAGGTCTTCACCGCGCCGCAACGCGCGTTGATGACCGCGCTCAGCGACCGGGTGGTGCCGGTCACCGACACGCCGGGCGCGATCGCCGCGGGGGTGCCGGAATATATCGAGAAGCTGCTCGCCGACTGGGGCACGCCGGACGATCGCGTGCCGATCGTCGCCGGGCTCGATTCGATCGAGATGCGCGCCAGGGCCGACTACAAGAAGCCGAGCGCGCAGCTGACCCCCGTCCAGCTCGACGCGCTGCTGACGCTTGCGATGGACGACAAGCTGCCCGGCGGGAAGGCGTTCTTCGAGCCGTTCCGCCAGATGGTGATCGCCGGCTATTACACGTCGGAAATCGGCATCACGCAGGAGCGCGAATATCTGCCCGTTCCCGGCGGCTATGACGGCGCCTTCCCCTATTCCAAAGTCAACAAGGTCTATTCCTCATGA
- a CDS encoding sugar phosphate isomerase/epimerase family protein, with protein sequence MMTNRRNVLAGAGGLAALGLFGASAQAAQLGAVGLQLYTIRELFGPDPMGTLEKVAKIGYREVEYGGGGYDKMDHAALRRTQDRLGLKAPSVHVPYEWLQADFAGVVKMAKTLGADTVILPYMTDQHRNEAGWNAALKDFNRFARDLKKAGLAFAYHNHDFEFTVKPGGVSLYDRLLKETDPALVKLEIDLFWAITAGQDPAALIRQHAGRIYAYHVKDKRADGSMCAVGEGKIDFGAIFKLNSIAGVKHFYVENDECPAPYLPDITTSFRTLRALRF encoded by the coding sequence ATGATGACCAACCGTCGCAATGTCCTCGCCGGCGCCGGCGGCCTCGCCGCACTGGGCCTGTTCGGGGCGTCGGCGCAGGCCGCGCAGCTCGGCGCGGTCGGGCTCCAGCTCTACACCATCCGCGAGCTTTTCGGGCCGGACCCGATGGGCACGCTCGAGAAGGTTGCGAAGATCGGCTATCGCGAGGTCGAGTACGGCGGCGGCGGCTATGACAAGATGGACCATGCCGCGCTTCGCCGTACGCAGGACCGGCTCGGGCTGAAGGCGCCGTCGGTGCACGTCCCCTACGAGTGGCTGCAGGCCGATTTCGCCGGCGTGGTGAAGATGGCCAAGACGCTGGGTGCCGACACCGTCATCCTGCCGTACATGACCGACCAGCATCGCAACGAGGCCGGCTGGAACGCGGCGCTGAAAGACTTCAACCGCTTCGCACGCGATCTGAAGAAGGCCGGCCTGGCGTTCGCCTATCACAACCACGACTTCGAGTTCACCGTGAAGCCGGGCGGCGTGTCGCTCTACGATCGGCTCCTGAAGGAGACCGACCCGGCGCTGGTGAAGCTGGAGATCGACCTGTTCTGGGCGATCACCGCGGGGCAGGATCCCGCGGCGCTGATCCGCCAGCACGCCGGGCGCATCTACGCCTATCACGTCAAGGACAAGCGCGCCGACGGCAGCATGTGCGCGGTCGGTGAAGGCAAGATCGACTTCGGGGCGATCTTCAAGCTGAACAGCATCGCCGGGGTGAAGCACTTCTACGTCGAGAACGACGAGTGCCCCGCCCCCTACCTGCCCGACATCACCACCAGCTTCCGCACGCTGCGCGCCCTGCGCTTCTGA
- a CDS encoding GMC family oxidoreductase — MAATDTFDAIVIGSGVSGGFAAKELTEKGLRVLMLDRGIMVEHGEGYDYDGKPAYEVPARNSMPKELMESDYFISKHGYVTPSNRKFYNDDRLNPYAFDEGSKFYWIRPAAVGGKSLIWGRWSFRWAPEDFEANKRENVGGAWPITYDDVQPWYDYVEKYIGVSGSRENLPQLPDSQFQPPMDMNIAEKWIKPRLESKFPGRKLINTRLSNMTEDKPDQNRTKCQYRNQCGNGCSFGAYFSTQAVTLPAARATGRLTLRSDAVVTNLDYDPKTKRVTGVRYIDATTGQAQTVSARMVFLCASTLASVQIMMNSKGPDGRSWFDNSGTLGRYVMDHIFRVSIGGNIPGMTDFIEYGRRPGGVYIPRFRNVGGEEGVGFKRGYGYQGSAFRAPAAPVGFGKSMKDGMRRYGNWQFGMTAFGECLPYEDNRVSLTPGKVDRFGVPLMKFDVTFRDNELKMMADARAQGEAMLRGAGLTDVRSSEGEHVPGDAIHEMGGARMGADPRQSVLNKWNQAHDAANLFVTDGAQMASVSCVNPSLTFMAMTARAADTAVKMMKAGTI; from the coding sequence ATGGCAGCGACCGATACTTTCGACGCAATCGTCATCGGCTCCGGCGTCAGCGGCGGTTTCGCCGCGAAGGAGCTCACCGAAAAGGGCCTCCGCGTCCTGATGCTGGACCGCGGCATCATGGTCGAGCACGGCGAGGGCTATGATTACGACGGCAAGCCCGCCTACGAGGTGCCCGCGCGCAACTCGATGCCCAAGGAGCTGATGGAGAGCGATTACTTCATCTCCAAGCACGGCTATGTCACGCCCAGCAACCGCAAGTTCTACAACGACGACCGGCTGAACCCCTACGCCTTCGACGAAGGCAGCAAGTTCTACTGGATTCGCCCGGCCGCCGTCGGCGGCAAGTCGCTGATCTGGGGCCGCTGGTCGTTCCGTTGGGCGCCGGAGGATTTCGAGGCGAACAAGCGCGAGAACGTCGGCGGCGCCTGGCCGATCACGTACGACGACGTGCAGCCGTGGTATGATTACGTCGAGAAGTATATCGGCGTCTCCGGCTCGCGCGAGAATCTGCCGCAACTGCCCGACAGCCAGTTCCAGCCGCCGATGGACATGAACATCGCGGAAAAGTGGATCAAGCCGCGGCTGGAGAGCAAGTTTCCGGGCCGCAAGCTGATCAACACCCGCCTGTCCAACATGACCGAGGACAAGCCGGACCAGAACCGTACCAAGTGCCAGTATCGCAACCAGTGCGGCAACGGGTGTTCGTTCGGCGCGTATTTCTCGACGCAGGCGGTGACCCTGCCGGCGGCGCGGGCGACCGGGCGGCTGACGCTGCGTTCCGACGCGGTGGTCACCAACCTCGATTACGATCCCAAGACGAAGCGCGTGACCGGCGTTCGCTACATCGATGCCACGACCGGGCAGGCGCAGACCGTCAGCGCGCGCATGGTATTCCTGTGCGCTTCGACGCTCGCTTCGGTGCAGATCATGATGAACTCGAAGGGGCCGGACGGGCGCAGCTGGTTCGACAACAGCGGCACGCTGGGCCGCTACGTCATGGACCACATCTTCCGGGTCAGCATCGGCGGCAACATCCCCGGGATGACCGACTTCATCGAATATGGCCGTCGCCCCGGCGGCGTCTACATTCCCCGTTTCCGCAACGTCGGCGGTGAGGAAGGCGTCGGCTTCAAGCGCGGCTATGGCTATCAGGGTTCGGCGTTCCGCGCGCCGGCTGCGCCGGTCGGGTTCGGCAAGTCGATGAAGGACGGCATGCGCCGCTACGGCAACTGGCAGTTCGGGATGACCGCGTTCGGCGAGTGCCTGCCGTACGAGGACAATCGCGTGTCGCTGACTCCCGGCAAGGTCGACCGGTTCGGCGTGCCGTTGATGAAGTTCGACGTCACCTTCCGCGACAACGAGCTGAAGATGATGGCGGACGCGCGGGCGCAGGGCGAGGCGATGCTGCGCGGCGCCGGACTGACCGACGTGCGCAGCAGCGAGGGCGAGCATGTCCCCGGCGACGCGATCCACGAGATGGGCGGTGCGCGCATGGGTGCGGACCCGCGCCAGTCGGTGCTCAACAAGTGGAACCAGGCGCATGACGCCGCCAACCTGTTCGTCACCGACGGTGCGCAGATGGCGTCGGTCTCGTGCGTCAACCCGTCGCTGACCTTCATGGCGATGACGGCGCGTGCCGCCGACACCGCGGTGAAGATGATGAAGGCCGGCACGATCTAG
- a CDS encoding LacI family DNA-binding transcriptional regulator has protein sequence MTKRPREGVTIRAVAARAGVSAMTVSNVINRAGRASPATAAAVHAAVAELGYVPNVAARRLARARATTVGLLYSGRRAPFLDAILVGALRATNARGLQLLLHQEEPSSRAAAETAVGALARGGADALLLVPPFAELLSGSDVLAALRLPVAAIATGHVLPDIATVRIDNRAAMAELTASLIARGHRRIALIAGNPGHSDSAERVRGYHDALAAHGICADPTLLIAGRYDQPSGEAAARLLLERSPRPDAIMCSNDDMAAGLIAQAHRAGLRLPHDLAVTGFDDTTLAARIWPPLTTVRQPAEDMAFRAAEQLIGTGDGDAPPFDLIVPHAIVERESTSCPPASP, from the coding sequence GTGACCAAGCGTCCCCGCGAGGGCGTCACGATCCGCGCGGTCGCGGCGCGCGCCGGCGTCTCGGCGATGACCGTGTCCAACGTAATCAACCGGGCCGGCCGCGCCAGCCCCGCCACCGCCGCCGCCGTCCACGCCGCGGTCGCGGAGCTCGGCTACGTCCCCAACGTCGCGGCGCGGCGCCTCGCCCGTGCCCGCGCGACCACCGTGGGGTTGCTGTACAGCGGCCGACGCGCACCGTTCCTGGACGCGATCCTCGTCGGCGCACTGCGCGCCACCAACGCGCGCGGGCTGCAATTGCTGCTCCATCAGGAAGAGCCGTCGTCGCGCGCCGCGGCCGAGACGGCGGTCGGCGCACTCGCGCGCGGCGGTGCCGATGCGCTACTGCTCGTCCCGCCGTTCGCCGAGTTGCTGAGCGGTTCGGACGTGCTCGCCGCGCTCCGCCTGCCGGTCGCGGCGATCGCTACCGGGCACGTCCTCCCCGATATCGCGACGGTGCGGATCGACAATCGTGCCGCCATGGCCGAGCTGACCGCCTCGCTGATCGCGCGCGGCCACCGCCGCATCGCGCTGATCGCGGGCAACCCCGGCCATTCCGACAGCGCCGAGCGCGTGCGTGGCTATCACGACGCCCTCGCCGCGCACGGCATCTGCGCCGATCCGACGCTGTTGATCGCCGGGCGCTACGATCAGCCGTCCGGCGAAGCGGCCGCGCGGCTGCTGCTGGAGCGATCGCCGCGCCCCGACGCGATCATGTGCAGCAATGACGACATGGCCGCCGGGCTGATCGCGCAGGCGCACCGCGCCGGGCTGCGGCTGCCGCACGATCTTGCGGTGACCGGTTTCGATGACACGACGCTCGCCGCGCGCATCTGGCCGCCGCTGACCACCGTCCGCCAGCCCGCCGAGGACATGGCGTTTCGCGCCGCCGAGCAGCTGATCGGCACCGGCGACGGCGACGCCCCACCCTTCGACCTGATCGTCCCGCACGCGATCGTCGAGCGCGAGTCGACCTCCTGCCCACCGGCGTCCCCCTGA